From the genome of Gracilibacillus salitolerans, one region includes:
- the sleB gene encoding spore cortex-lytic enzyme has translation MKKKITICLIIFAISSFFFIDGRDNQVQGFTNQVIQHGATGDDVIELQARLQYLGFYNGDIDGVFGWGTYWALRNFQYEFGMEIDGLAGQEAKKKLENASEFDKAYVHEQIQKGKKFTHYGGVDKEKQTEPSPTKQKDGDAGQQGSNQQNQQQDQNQAAQQDNNQPEATEEDLEPTAVNIPQGFSQNDIQIMANAVYGEARGEPYEGQVAVASVILNRVESSTFPNTVSGVIFEPRAFTAVSDGQIWLTPNEAAKRAVLDAINGWDPTGEALYYFNPDTATSSWIWSRPQIKRIGKHVFCM, from the coding sequence ATGAAAAAAAAGATAACGATTTGTCTTATCATTTTTGCCATTAGTTCTTTTTTCTTCATTGATGGAAGAGACAATCAGGTTCAAGGTTTTACAAATCAAGTGATACAACATGGTGCTACAGGTGATGACGTCATTGAACTCCAAGCGAGACTTCAATATTTAGGTTTTTATAATGGTGATATTGATGGAGTTTTTGGTTGGGGGACATATTGGGCGTTACGTAATTTTCAATATGAATTCGGTATGGAGATAGATGGATTAGCAGGTCAGGAAGCAAAGAAAAAACTGGAAAATGCAAGTGAATTTGATAAAGCCTATGTGCATGAGCAAATTCAAAAAGGAAAGAAGTTCACCCATTATGGTGGAGTGGACAAGGAAAAACAAACGGAGCCATCTCCAACAAAACAAAAAGATGGTGATGCAGGTCAACAGGGTAGCAATCAACAAAATCAACAACAAGATCAAAATCAAGCAGCTCAACAAGATAACAATCAACCAGAAGCAACAGAGGAAGATTTAGAACCAACCGCTGTCAATATACCACAAGGATTTTCACAAAATGATATACAAATCATGGCAAATGCTGTATATGGTGAAGCTAGAGGTGAACCGTATGAAGGTCAAGTAGCAGTTGCATCTGTTATTTTAAATCGTGTGGAAAGCTCTACATTTCCAAATACTGTATCAGGGGTGATTTTTGAACCCCGTGCCTTTACAGCGGTAAGTGATGGTCAAATTTGGTTAACACCAAATGAAGCAGCAAAGAGAGCTGTATTAGACGCCATTAATGGTTGGGATCCAACTGGAGAAGCTTTATATTATTTTAATCCTGATACTGCTACTTCCAGCTGGATTTGGTCACGACCACAAATTAAACGAATTGGAAAACATGTATTCTGTATGTAA
- the prsW gene encoding glutamic-type intramembrane protease PrsW yields MFALVSVSIAPAFALLSFFYLKDEYELEPINAIFRTFIYGALLVFPIMFIQYAFQEEGIAQTPFLQSYFIYGLFEEFFKWFIFIFTTYKYSKFNTVYDGIVYGVSISLGFATVENILYLFAHGIEFAFSRAIFPVSSHALFGVIMGYYLGRAKFSANNGVFFLLLALLLPTFLHGTYDFIIEAIQKQWIYGLIPFMVILWLLSLRKVKVANEISQQQV; encoded by the coding sequence TTGTTTGCTCTCGTATCAGTATCCATTGCTCCGGCATTTGCATTGTTATCTTTTTTTTATTTAAAAGATGAATATGAATTAGAGCCGATTAATGCAATTTTCCGTACATTTATATATGGGGCACTACTAGTGTTTCCGATTATGTTTATTCAATATGCATTTCAAGAAGAGGGAATTGCGCAAACCCCTTTTTTGCAATCATATTTCATCTATGGATTATTTGAGGAGTTTTTTAAATGGTTCATTTTTATTTTTACCACATATAAGTATTCAAAATTTAATACGGTTTATGATGGGATTGTATATGGTGTTTCTATAAGTTTGGGTTTTGCTACGGTTGAAAATATTCTTTACTTATTTGCACATGGTATAGAATTTGCTTTTAGTAGAGCTATTTTTCCAGTATCATCTCATGCATTATTCGGAGTAATAATGGGTTATTATTTGGGAAGAGCAAAATTTTCAGCTAACAATGGCGTATTTTTTCTACTATTAGCCTTATTATTACCTACTTTTTTACATGGGACTTATGATTTTATAATAGAAGCGATTCAAAAACAATGGATATACGGACTCATCCCGTTTATGGTTATACTATGGTTACTTAGTCTTAGGAAAGTAAAAGTGGCTAATGAAATCAGCCAACAACAAGTTTAA
- a CDS encoding asparaginase, whose product MNKTLIIHTGGTISMEENREGNVVETETHPLSKMEALHLFPIEEVNLFHLPSPHITPKHMLELVAFIQRKINTDNYNGIVVTHGTDTLEETSYFVDLCVKTSIPVVFTGAMRSSNEIGTDGLYNLICAIRVASNPKSSNRGVLVVMNDEVHTAQYVTKTSTSNVATFQSPQFGPVGMVTKQDVYFYQKTYHHETIPIQGITKNVLLLKAYAGMSNDLLNYIQPSHMDGLIIEALGQGNVPPAIVPAIKKFIKHDITVLFVSRCYKGIVQPTYQYEGGGRSLLEDGVIFANHLTGPKARLKLMLLLENGASHHELMKAFRD is encoded by the coding sequence TTGAACAAAACGTTAATTATTCATACTGGCGGTACAATATCTATGGAAGAGAATCGAGAGGGAAATGTAGTAGAAACAGAAACACATCCCTTATCAAAAATGGAAGCATTACATTTGTTTCCCATAGAAGAAGTGAATTTATTTCATCTGCCATCACCACATATCACACCGAAGCACATGCTTGAATTAGTAGCATTTATCCAGAGAAAAATTAATACGGATAACTATAATGGCATAGTTGTAACACACGGTACTGACACGTTAGAAGAAACCTCATATTTTGTTGATCTGTGTGTAAAAACTAGTATCCCTGTTGTGTTTACAGGTGCGATGAGATCAAGTAATGAAATTGGGACGGATGGATTATATAATCTGATATGTGCCATTCGAGTAGCTTCTAATCCAAAGTCTAGTAATCGTGGTGTATTAGTTGTCATGAATGATGAAGTTCACACGGCTCAATATGTCACAAAAACTTCTACTAGTAATGTGGCAACCTTTCAAAGTCCGCAATTCGGACCAGTTGGTATGGTAACGAAACAAGATGTGTATTTTTATCAAAAAACATATCACCATGAAACCATTCCCATTCAAGGTATAACGAAAAACGTACTACTCTTGAAAGCATATGCCGGGATGTCAAATGACTTATTAAACTATATTCAACCTTCACACATGGACGGACTTATTATTGAAGCGTTAGGTCAAGGTAATGTTCCACCAGCAATCGTCCCTGCAATAAAAAAATTTATAAAACATGATATAACAGTATTATTTGTATCTCGTTGTTATAAAGGAATTGTACAACCTACCTATCAATATGAAGGTGGTGGACGTTCATTACTTGAGGATGGTGTCATCTTTGCTAATCATCTAACTGGTCCGAAAGCGCGTTTGAAACTCATGCTGCTATTGGAAAATGGCGCGTCTCATCACGAATTAATGAAAGCATTTAGAGATTAA
- a CDS encoding YpdA family putative bacillithiol disulfide reductase: MQQEKVIVIGAGPCGMSAAIELQNIGIDPLIIEKGNIVDSIYQYPTHQTFFSSSDKLEIGDVAFVTEKNKPVRNQALAYYRSVAIRKKLRIHSFEEVIKMEKTTDGFQLETKNQYKETNSYQTKYCIIATGYYGQPNYMGVKGEELDKVFHYFKEAHPFYQQNVAVIGGKNSAVDATIELYKAGANVTVLYRGSEYSPSVKPWILPEFASLVKHGKVKMEFNTMVEEITKDEVIYRVNGEKKSIKNDFVFAMTGYQPNQNFLKQTGITIDQETGRPTLETESMETNIKNVYIAGVIAAGYDNNEIFIENGRFHGGLIANSIKNKEKLSRC; the protein is encoded by the coding sequence ATGCAACAAGAAAAAGTGATTGTAATTGGTGCAGGACCATGTGGCATGTCTGCGGCAATTGAATTACAAAATATTGGTATAGATCCATTGATTATTGAAAAAGGGAATATCGTAGATTCCATTTATCAATATCCAACCCATCAAACCTTTTTCAGTTCAAGTGATAAATTGGAAATAGGTGATGTAGCGTTTGTTACAGAAAAAAATAAACCTGTTAGAAACCAAGCGTTAGCTTATTACCGTTCGGTCGCAATTCGGAAGAAGTTAAGAATCCATAGCTTTGAAGAAGTTATAAAAATGGAAAAAACAACTGATGGTTTTCAATTAGAAACGAAAAATCAATATAAGGAAACAAACTCGTATCAAACAAAATATTGTATTATTGCAACAGGTTATTATGGTCAACCGAATTATATGGGAGTAAAAGGAGAAGAATTGGATAAAGTTTTTCACTATTTTAAGGAAGCACATCCTTTTTATCAACAAAATGTGGCAGTTATTGGTGGAAAAAACTCTGCAGTAGATGCTACAATCGAATTATATAAAGCTGGGGCTAATGTAACAGTCCTTTATCGTGGAAGTGAGTATTCCCCAAGTGTGAAACCATGGATTTTACCGGAATTTGCTTCTCTTGTAAAGCATGGTAAAGTAAAGATGGAATTTAATACAATGGTTGAGGAAATAACGAAGGATGAAGTAATTTATCGAGTGAATGGTGAGAAGAAATCTATCAAGAATGATTTTGTATTTGCTATGACAGGTTATCAACCGAACCAAAACTTTCTTAAACAGACTGGAATTACTATTGATCAAGAAACAGGTAGACCAACATTGGAAACAGAGTCCATGGAAACAAATATCAAAAATGTTTATATAGCTGGTGTTATTGCTGCTGGATATGATAATAACGAAATATTTATTGAAAATGGTCGTTTCCACGGTGGATTAATTGCCAATTCTATAAAAAATAAAGAGAAATTATCACGGTGCTAA
- a CDS encoding Glu/Leu/Phe/Val family dehydrogenase produces the protein MVKGYKHLQEMMEHLLKQLGYPNEIFHLLKEPAKAMKVRFPVRMDDDSVKIFTGYRAVHHDVFGMTQGNVHFRPNLTEEEVSQLAILRSVKTSNMQIPVGGSSGGVMCDVRELSYRELEKLCRGYVRAIQRVIGPDTDILSSDASVNPQIMAWMMDEYSQLNTGSDPNFIAGKPYVLGGIKDKELAIEKGIIATIRSIQTELNQKQTKGIMIHGVGQIGGYIAHQLYALGHKIIGLSDPQGALYDPEGLDIPNILKRKDSFGLVTKAFPDRISIEEFLQKECDMLVLTAKGEQITSDLARYMRAESILETINESIDKRALDIFIEKNVDVIPEVLTTTGGIVYAYLEWLEYKQGIKYTEDEVEKKFINIINQAIKQVCYVSENKNVNIYMASYMIGLKNQAEAVRFRGWI, from the coding sequence ATGGTAAAAGGATATAAGCATTTACAAGAAATGATGGAGCACCTTTTAAAACAATTAGGTTATCCTAATGAAATATTTCATTTATTAAAAGAACCAGCTAAAGCAATGAAAGTCAGGTTTCCGGTCAGAATGGATGATGATTCTGTGAAAATATTTACTGGGTATCGAGCTGTACACCATGATGTATTTGGAATGACACAAGGTAATGTGCACTTTAGACCGAATTTAACAGAAGAAGAGGTATCACAATTAGCTATATTGAGAAGTGTCAAGACGAGTAATATGCAAATTCCTGTTGGAGGTAGTAGTGGCGGTGTGATGTGTGATGTTAGAGAATTATCTTATCGGGAGTTAGAAAAACTATGTCGAGGTTATGTACGTGCTATTCAGAGAGTAATTGGACCTGATACGGATATTCTATCTTCCGATGCCTCAGTAAACCCACAGATTATGGCATGGATGATGGATGAATATAGTCAGTTAAATACTGGATCAGATCCTAATTTTATAGCAGGTAAACCATATGTATTAGGTGGGATTAAGGATAAAGAATTAGCAATTGAGAAAGGGATTATTGCTACGATTCGTTCCATACAGACCGAATTAAATCAAAAGCAAACTAAAGGTATTATGATTCATGGTGTAGGTCAAATTGGAGGGTATATTGCACATCAATTATATGCATTGGGTCATAAAATAATAGGTTTATCAGATCCTCAAGGCGCATTGTATGATCCTGAAGGGTTAGATATACCAAATATTCTAAAGAGAAAAGATAGTTTCGGTTTGGTAACAAAAGCCTTTCCAGATCGTATTAGTATCGAGGAATTTTTACAAAAAGAGTGCGATATGTTAGTTCTTACAGCCAAAGGAGAACAGATCACATCAGATCTTGCAAGATATATGCGCGCAGAAAGCATCCTCGAAACCATTAACGAATCGATTGATAAACGCGCATTGGATATCTTCATCGAAAAGAATGTAGATGTGATTCCTGAGGTTCTCACTACTACGGGTGGAATTGTCTATGCTTACTTGGAATGGCTAGAATATAAACAAGGAATAAAGTACACCGAAGATGAAGTGGAGAAAAAATTTATAAATATTATCAATCAAGCGATCAAACAAGTTTGCTATGTTTCTGAAAATAAAAATGTTAATATATATATGGCCAGTTATATGATTGGTTTAAAAAATCAAGCTGAAGCTGTACGTTTCCGAGGCTGGATTTAA
- a CDS encoding spore coat associated protein CotJA, with amino-acid sequence MTFTQSKCYSPFVSRFDPCKPVLMKCYSTPPNLYIGFQPNNAEQFPTAKEALYAGTLWTCLYDPYYSKRGESSE; translated from the coding sequence ATGACTTTTACTCAAAGCAAATGTTACTCCCCGTTCGTAAGTAGGTTTGATCCTTGTAAACCAGTCTTAATGAAGTGTTATTCTACTCCACCTAATTTATATATAGGTTTTCAGCCGAATAATGCAGAACAATTTCCGACTGCTAAAGAAGCGCTTTATGCAGGAACATTATGGACCTGTTTGTATGATCCATATTATTCGAAAAGGGGTGAATCAAGCGAATGA
- a CDS encoding spore coat protein CotJB: MTQQKPLPDSYYQLMEQIQAVDFVLVELTLYLDTHPHDLDAIKQFNQAAYESRQLKNQFEEQFGPLMQYGQSYSSYPWNWKEAPWPWQV, from the coding sequence ATGACACAGCAGAAGCCATTACCAGACAGTTATTATCAATTAATGGAACAAATTCAAGCTGTAGATTTTGTCTTAGTAGAGTTAACTTTATACCTTGATACACATCCCCATGACTTAGATGCTATTAAACAATTTAATCAAGCAGCTTATGAGAGTAGACAATTGAAAAATCAATTTGAAGAACAATTTGGTCCTCTTATGCAATATGGTCAAAGTTATTCCAGCTATCCATGGAATTGGAAAGAAGCACCTTGGCCTTGGCAAGTATAA
- a CDS encoding manganese catalase family protein produces MWYYEKKLQYPVKVSECNPMLAKYLIEQYGGADGELSAALRYLNQRYTIPDKVVGLLNDIGTEEFAHLEMIATMIYKLTKDATPEQLEAAGLGAHFVNHDHALYYQNAAGSPWTATYIQAKGDPIADLYEDIAAEEKARATYQWIIDISDDPFINDSLKFLREREIVHSQRFHEAVEILKEERDRKKVF; encoded by the coding sequence ATGTGGTATTACGAGAAAAAATTGCAATATCCGGTTAAGGTAAGTGAATGCAATCCAATGTTAGCTAAATATTTAATCGAACAATATGGAGGAGCAGATGGAGAACTATCCGCTGCTTTACGCTACTTAAATCAACGTTATACCATACCAGACAAAGTGGTTGGTTTATTAAATGATATTGGCACGGAAGAATTTGCTCATTTAGAAATGATTGCTACCATGATTTATAAACTAACAAAGGATGCTACTCCAGAGCAATTGGAAGCTGCGGGCTTAGGCGCTCACTTCGTTAATCACGACCATGCGTTATACTATCAGAACGCTGCTGGTTCACCATGGACCGCAACATATATCCAAGCTAAAGGTGATCCGATTGCCGATCTGTATGAGGATATTGCTGCAGAAGAAAAAGCCCGTGCAACATATCAATGGATTATCGATATATCTGACGACCCCTTTATTAATGATTCTTTAAAATTTTTACGCGAAAGAGAAATTGTCCACTCCCAACGATTCCATGAAGCAGTCGAAATATTAAAAGAAGAACGTGATCGCAAAAAAGTATTTTAA
- a CDS encoding LysM peptidoglycan-binding domain-containing protein: MHHDQRDDQAASLRNQVEQQQTNYDDVHSLPPRSEVHQSRKTKSKWKISFPFIRFILILFIVIILLLLTVNLWGEEYLSSAEPEEGDHIAEQVYIKANSSDKGEVNDSDIIIHEVERMDTLFSISEKYYRNTNFVKHIMDANIIKNNLIVGEEIVIPIVEEN, encoded by the coding sequence ATGCATCATGATCAAAGAGATGACCAGGCTGCATCTTTAAGAAATCAAGTTGAACAGCAACAAACGAACTACGATGATGTACATTCATTACCTCCTAGGAGTGAGGTGCATCAGAGTAGAAAAACGAAGTCTAAATGGAAAATATCTTTTCCATTCATACGCTTTATTTTAATATTGTTTATTGTGATCATACTCTTATTATTAACAGTTAATCTTTGGGGCGAAGAATATTTATCATCAGCAGAACCTGAGGAAGGTGATCACATTGCTGAACAGGTATACATTAAAGCGAATTCCTCTGATAAGGGGGAAGTAAATGATTCGGATATTATTATTCATGAAGTAGAACGAATGGATACGTTATTTTCTATTTCTGAAAAATATTACAGGAATACAAACTTTGTAAAACATATTATGGATGCCAATATAATAAAAAATAATTTAATCGTTGGTGAAGAAATTGTTATTCCAATTGTTGAAGAAAATTAA
- a CDS encoding CPBP family intramembrane glutamic endopeptidase, with amino-acid sequence MHKKSQAELIKLLSSKQLKQQVWISQGLLALLAIILAYFLLDDQQAISSLFFWDFYDWFIFGVLSAFVLVLLDLLLMKFFPKKWWDDGGINQKIFEEGTYIEIILLCFFIASVEELLFRGVIQTNFGILIASILFAVVHIRYLSKVVLFIAIIGLSFWIGFVFHWTSNLSVVITLHFLVDVILALLIRTGRFRHAS; translated from the coding sequence ATGCATAAAAAAAGCCAAGCAGAACTTATCAAACTACTATCAAGTAAACAATTGAAACAACAAGTATGGATATCTCAAGGGTTATTAGCGCTGTTAGCAATTATTTTAGCTTATTTTTTATTAGATGATCAGCAAGCCATATCTTCATTATTCTTTTGGGATTTTTACGATTGGTTCATATTTGGTGTTTTGTCCGCTTTTGTATTAGTGTTACTGGATTTACTATTAATGAAATTCTTTCCGAAAAAATGGTGGGATGATGGCGGTATTAATCAGAAAATATTCGAAGAAGGAACTTACATCGAAATCATTTTATTATGTTTCTTCATTGCTTCAGTGGAAGAGTTGCTATTTAGAGGTGTTATCCAAACAAATTTTGGTATACTGATAGCAAGTATACTTTTTGCAGTCGTTCATATTAGATATTTATCAAAAGTGGTACTTTTTATTGCGATTATTGGATTGAGTTTTTGGATAGGTTTTGTTTTTCATTGGACAAGCAATCTTAGCGTTGTCATCACACTACATTTTCTTGTGGATGTTATATTGGCTTTGTTAATTAGGACAGGGAGGTTTCGCCATGCATCATGA
- a CDS encoding RecQ family ATP-dependent DNA helicase, translating into MSKPQLEQYLQAYFGFSTFRLGQKEIIEAVLNKRNAFAVLPTGTGKSICYQLPAMMLSGTVIVVSPLLSLMTDQVKQLKATGFKKVAALNSMLSYQERETLLQQMGSYKLLYLSPEMLQSKRILSRIKSLKISLFVVDEAHCISQWGHEFRPDYLRIKHAHQLLDKPPLLALTATATPDVQQDIMEALQIPDVEKFIYPMDKPNISLVVEQVNHLKEKEDKLVEIIQHFTVPSLIYFSSREEAARVAAILQAKVHDRNIAYYHGGLDNQDRLLIQQQFMNKQLDVICCTNAFGMGINKKDIQLVIHYHFPSQIESFIQEIGRAGRNGQESVSVTLYHEYDHIIPQRLLDSELPDMGVIKQMLRQIYNNDVSVEDLKEEFMLKANDVEPYWRFFRYQIEKLKIVENERFNIAKIPYQDAVITLQETIEKRYKYKYNKLKEMLQWLHTTGCRRKALFTHFQDHIQKPTNMCCDYCDFQWENWRPIFEQSNLSNQDWQTSLKEILYQGE; encoded by the coding sequence ATGTCTAAACCACAACTAGAACAGTATTTACAAGCCTATTTTGGTTTTTCGACATTCCGACTAGGGCAAAAAGAAATAATAGAGGCTGTTCTGAATAAGCGTAATGCCTTTGCAGTCTTGCCAACCGGAACAGGTAAATCTATTTGCTATCAATTACCAGCCATGATGTTATCAGGAACCGTAATTGTTGTATCACCTTTACTATCATTAATGACTGATCAGGTAAAACAGCTAAAGGCCACTGGATTTAAAAAGGTAGCTGCGCTAAATAGTATGCTGTCCTATCAAGAAAGAGAAACACTCTTACAACAAATGGGCTCCTATAAATTACTATATTTGTCACCGGAAATGCTTCAGAGTAAGCGGATACTATCTAGAATAAAATCTCTCAAGATTAGCTTATTTGTAGTCGATGAAGCCCATTGTATATCACAATGGGGTCACGAATTCCGCCCAGATTATCTAAGAATAAAGCATGCTCACCAATTATTAGATAAACCACCATTACTAGCACTTACAGCAACAGCAACACCTGATGTCCAACAAGATATTATGGAAGCATTACAAATACCTGATGTAGAAAAATTCATCTACCCAATGGATAAGCCTAATATCTCTTTGGTAGTGGAACAGGTAAATCATTTGAAGGAGAAGGAAGATAAACTTGTAGAGATAATCCAGCACTTCACTGTACCTTCCTTAATTTATTTTTCCAGTAGAGAAGAAGCGGCAAGAGTAGCAGCGATATTGCAAGCAAAAGTACATGATCGCAATATCGCTTATTATCATGGAGGCTTAGATAATCAGGATCGTTTGTTGATTCAACAACAATTTATGAACAAGCAATTGGATGTAATTTGTTGTACAAATGCTTTTGGAATGGGCATTAATAAGAAAGATATCCAATTAGTGATTCATTATCATTTTCCATCTCAAATCGAATCATTTATACAGGAAATAGGTAGAGCAGGAAGAAATGGTCAGGAATCTGTTAGTGTAACACTCTATCATGAGTATGATCACATCATTCCACAACGGTTACTCGATTCAGAATTACCTGACATGGGTGTTATTAAGCAAATGTTACGTCAGATTTACAATAATGATGTTTCTGTAGAAGATTTGAAAGAGGAGTTTATGTTGAAAGCCAATGATGTAGAGCCTTATTGGAGGTTTTTTCGATACCAAATAGAAAAACTTAAGATAGTAGAAAATGAACGATTTAATATAGCAAAGATTCCATATCAGGATGCTGTTATTACATTGCAAGAAACAATAGAAAAACGTTATAAATACAAATATAATAAATTAAAAGAAATGTTACAATGGCTTCATACTACAGGTTGTAGAAGAAAAGCACTGTTTACACACTTCCAGGATCATATTCAAAAACCGACGAATATGTGTTGTGATTATTGTGACTTTCAATGGGAGAACTGGCGGCCAATTTTTGAACAGAGTAATCTTAGTAATCAAGATTGGCAAACCAGTTTGAAAGAGATATTATATCAAGGAGAATAA
- a CDS encoding helix-turn-helix domain-containing protein, with the protein MFESILLDSIIKLNGERTVYNIFHLLTAKKSTQTIQDSNLFGLTNYFGVYKALTRERFNKEIQRLSHEQLITLNHDHQTVHITDKGQNYYHMLKEKEEQYIHLNGLEFHQTAALFSKNLLLFIQTLTHLHQKEQRFIPIIDNVETQQFVKKVWNKQQQLGTDRILKCIYQDLVIILETFPDSHAEVFVDSLTSLKKVGLSRYQIAKKYQMTTHDVYLSFMNITHAICKAIETNRNLTFLPHLYPVHKNNMLLSDSTNRTFYYLQQGLSIDEIANVRNLKGNTIMDHIVEIAYIYKELNWSEYITDQQYQLVSNTLTMQQSKKLKDIKNELPESISYFQIKLVIALGRQENIRGNHYV; encoded by the coding sequence ATGTTTGAAAGTATATTATTAGATAGTATCATAAAGTTAAATGGTGAACGAACAGTATATAATATTTTTCACTTGTTAACAGCGAAGAAATCTACTCAAACGATACAAGATAGCAACTTATTTGGTTTAACTAACTATTTCGGCGTATATAAAGCATTAACGAGAGAAAGATTCAATAAGGAAATCCAACGATTAAGTCATGAGCAACTGATTACATTAAATCATGATCATCAGACCGTACATATTACTGATAAAGGACAGAATTATTATCATATGCTTAAAGAAAAAGAGGAGCAATATATCCATCTAAACGGTCTGGAATTTCATCAAACAGCAGCTCTATTTTCAAAAAATTTACTACTATTTATTCAAACCTTGACTCACTTACATCAGAAAGAACAACGGTTTATACCAATCATAGATAATGTCGAAACCCAGCAATTTGTAAAAAAAGTATGGAACAAACAACAGCAACTTGGTACAGACAGAATATTGAAGTGTATTTATCAAGATTTAGTCATTATATTAGAGACTTTTCCAGACAGTCATGCAGAGGTGTTTGTTGATAGTTTAACCTCATTAAAAAAAGTAGGGCTTAGCAGATACCAGATTGCTAAGAAATATCAAATGACAACTCATGATGTTTATTTGTCTTTCATGAACATTACTCACGCTATATGTAAAGCAATTGAAACGAACCGCAATCTTACGTTTCTGCCACATTTGTATCCTGTTCATAAAAATAATATGTTATTAAGTGATTCAACAAATCGGACATTCTATTATTTGCAACAAGGACTATCAATTGACGAAATTGCTAATGTTCGCAATTTAAAAGGAAATACAATAATGGATCATATAGTCGAAATCGCATATATTTACAAGGAATTGAATTGGTCCGAATATATTACTGATCAACAATATCAATTGGTTAGCAATACATTAACAATGCAGCAATCGAAAAAATTAAAGGATATCAAGAATGAACTTCCAGAATCGATTAGCTATTTTCAAATTAAACTGGTGATAGCCTTAGGTAGGCAAGAGAATATTAGGGGGAATCATTATGTCTAA
- a CDS encoding ferredoxin — MPYYTWIDKETCIACGVCGATAPDLFDYDDEGVAYSKLDNNKGEKAVPFDSEEDLLDAHESCPTESVKIDHKE; from the coding sequence ATGCCATATTATACGTGGATAGATAAAGAAACATGTATTGCATGCGGAGTATGTGGTGCAACCGCTCCTGATCTATTTGATTATGACGACGAAGGTGTCGCATACAGCAAACTCGATAATAACAAAGGCGAGAAAGCAGTGCCATTTGATTCCGAAGAAGATCTTTTAGATGCACACGAAAGCTGTCCAACAGAATCAGTAAAAATAGACCACAAAGAATAG